One genomic window of Punica granatum isolate Tunisia-2019 chromosome 1, ASM765513v2, whole genome shotgun sequence includes the following:
- the LOC116197170 gene encoding ammonium transporter 3 member 1-like, which produces MVNSTVNFTLPAGLAPDQASPDWLSKGDNAWQLTAATLVGLQSVPGLIILYGGAVKKKWAVNSAFMALYAFACVLVCWVIWGYQLSFGESFLPFLGKINVALEQEFLLGKTFSGNLPNATMVYFQFVFAAIALILIAGALLGRMNFFAWMLFVPLWLTFSYTIGAFSIWCPNGFFFKMGLIDYSGGFVIHLSSGVAGFTAAYWVGPRLTKDRERFPPNNIPLMLTGAGLLWMGWTGFNGGDPYMVSIDTSLAVLNTHVCTAMSLLTWLVLDVIFFGKASVIGAVQGMITGLVCITPAAGVVQTWATILMGICSGSIPWLTMMVVHKKFELLQKVDDTMAVLHTHAIAGSLGGLLTGLFAEPKLNRLFYFATDQYMGLFYGLQMSKVHEGFRQVGIQLLGILFIVILNIVMTSIICVVVQFIVPLRMSEEDMEIGDEAAHGEEAYAIWGEGSRYGSIYNDSDPPAKKGRTGGHVEMT; this is translated from the exons ATGGTTAATAGCACCGTGAACTTTACTCTTCCGGCTGGCCTTGCCCCCGACCAGGCCAGCCCGGACTGGTTGAGCAAGGGCGACAATGCATGGCAGCTCACGGCAGCCACACTGGTGGGTCTCCAGAGTGTCCCTGGCCTAATTATCCTCTACGGTGGTGCCGTCAAGAAGAAATGGGCTGTGAACTCCGCCTTCATGGCCCTCTACGCCTTTGCATGCGTCCTCGTCTGCTGGGTCATCTGGGGCTACCAGCTGTCCTTTGGGGAAAGCTTTCTCCCTTTCCTGGGAAAGATCAACGTTGCGCTCGAGCAAGAATTCCTCCTAGGCAAAACATTCTCCGGGAACTTACCTAACGCGACCATGGTTTACTTCCAGTTCGTCTTTGCAGCGATCGCCCTGATATTGATTGCCGGAGCCCTACTGGGGAGGATGAATTTTTTTGCCTGGATGCTGTTCGTGCCACTGTGGCTGACCTTCTCATACACTATAGGAGCATTTAGCATATGGTGTCCGAATGGTTTCTTCTTCAAGATGGGACTGATAGATTATTCGGGTGGTTTCGTGATCCATCTTTCTTCTGGAGTAGCAGGTTTTACAGCAGCTTACTGG GTTGGTCCTCGATTGACCAAGGACAGAGAGAGGTTCCCTCCCAACAACATCCCGCTCATGCTGACCGGGGCAGGGCTTCTGTGGATGGGTTGGACCGGCTTCAATGGAGGCGACCCCTACATGGTAAGCATAGACACGTCACTTGCCGTGTTGAACACGCACGTTTGCACTGCCATGAGCCTGTTGACATGGTTGGTGCTCGACGTCATCTTCTTCGGGAAGGCCTCTGTAATTGGCGCTGTGCAGGGAATGATCACTGGTTTAGTCTGCATCACTCCCGCTGCCG GGGTTGTACAAACATGGGCCACGATACTAATGGGCATCTGTTCTGGTTCGATTCCCTGGCTCACCATGATGGTGGTCCACAAGAAATTTGAGCTCCTCCAGAAGGTCGACGATACGATGGCGGTGCTGCACACCCATGCCATAGCTGGTAGCCTAGGGGGTCTTCTGACTGGattgttcgccgagccaaagCTCAACCGTCTGTTCTATTTTGCAACTGACCAGTACATGGGCCTGTTCTATGGACTTCAGATGAGCAAGGTCCACGAGGGGTTTCGACAGGTCGGAATCCAACTCCTAGGGATCCTGTTCATCGTGATCCTCAACATCGTAATGACGAGCATTATCTGCGTAGTGGTGCAGTTCATCGTGCCTCTGAGGATGTCCGAGGAGGACATGGAGATCGGGGATGAGGCAGCCCACGGGGAAGAGGCTTATGCTATTTGGGGCGAGGGCTCGAGGTATGGGTCAATATATAATGACTCGGACCCACCAGCAAAGAAGGGTAGAACGGGTGGGCATGTCGAGATGACTTGA